TTTTTGCATTTGACCTTTTACCCTCCATCTCCACTAACAAGGCTAAGGAGCCTGGGGCCCCTACAATGCTCAGGGCTCAGATGGACACCTGAAATGGTTTCCTTATCAGCCTGGCGACATCTCCCAGGCCAGCCTCTCCTATTTCTTCTCTGACCTTTACTCTGTTGGCCTAGCAGTCTTGCTCGGGACAGGAATGACCGGTATCAAGCTTCCCGGTCTCTGGCCAAGCTTCCTGCTTATGCCATTGAAGCTGGGAGGGGCCGAGGAAATGCTCGTGAGGCCACGCCCACTAGGGAAGGTATAAATGGGGGCGGCTGGGCCAGCAGAGCCACCCCTGCCCTCACCATGACGTTCAGTGGTCTCTTCCCCTTCGTGCTTCTTGCCCTGGGAACCCTGGCACCTTGGGCTGTGGACGGTGCTGGAAATGGTGAGTCGGAGTCACCCTGGTATGATCCTGGCTGCAGGGTCAGAGACGGGGGCTCGTAGTGGTGTGGGGATGGCCCCTTCTCTAGACTGTAATCTCTCAGCTTAGTTTCAGGAGACGTCCCTGGGGGTGTGTTCATGTCCATCTGGGCTCCAAGGTCTCTGTGCAAGCTTCTGAGCATCTGGAAATTCTTCTTTTCCTCAGCCATCTGTCAGCCCAGGTCTCACTGCCTTTCTATTcttattcctctctctctctttctctctgcctcattTCCCGGTCAGGGGCTCTCCAATCATCAGTCTGACTCTTGCTCGTTCTTCCCGTTGATCTCTGTTTTCCTGTCTTTGGCTCTAGCTCTTCACCTGCTCTGTCGGTTCTATTTAACTCTGTTTATTTCCCTCCATCTCCATCATGCTCAGCCTGCCTCTCTGCCTGTGTGGAGCCTTGCTTCTCCCTGGGGAAAGAAACCTTGGCTGGGAAGCCTATGCCTTCCTCCTGACCACGTGTGTGATTTCATCAAGCCTGTCACTCTTCATGGAGATCAGACAGGGACTTCACTTTGGACTTTGTGGATGGTCACCTGAGTGAGGGTCACTCCTGGAAAGCGGTGCTTTGTCCAGGAGCCGTGATGGTTACTCAACACCCAGCCTCCTCCAAAACTCTTGAACTTCTCTTCCAAAGCTTTGAAAGCTGGAGACTGCCCTCCTAGAAAACCTGCCCAGTGCcttatatatgagaaacccaAGTGCAACAATGACCGTCAGtgtccagaaaagaagaaatgttgCCCTGATACTTGCGGAATCACATGCCTGGATCCTGTCAACATCTTGAACCAAGGTGAGGAGGTGAGAGAGCCACCAGCCATGCAGCACTGGACAACTGGCCACCTGCATTGACTGGGGGCCCAATGTCAGAAGAGAGCCAGAGCCTACCTTGAGGGGGTATCCCGGCCTCAGGAGGGATGTTGTGGTCATGGGGATGGGAGGCTcaggctggggcagggcctggggcaggggctggggtccAGAAGCAGGGGGCTAGTATGGAAGGTACAAGGTTTCTAACCCATATCTCTACTCTCATCAGTTGAGGAGAAGCCTGGGATGTGTCCAGTGCCCGTCGTCCGATGTTTGATGCTTAACCCCCCCAATCGATGTGAGACAGACAGCCAGTGCGTGGGTGAATTAAAGTGCTGCGAGGGCTTTTGTGGGAAAGAGTGCCTGCTCCCTGTGAAAGGtaaggaggggctggggcaggctgACCTCCTTCCCTCCAGCTCTCTCAGTCTCAACCCTCTGGAGTTCCAGGCATATAAACAGGGGGACTCCTGATCTGGACCCCAAGGAAAGCCTCTGCCTGACTCCCTTGTCTTCCGAGAGCCCTGTTCCCCAGGCCTCAGGGCAAGGATTTCCATAGGATGGCTCATGGCTCTGATTATATCCCAGCCCTTCTGAATAAGGGCCCCAGGGCAAGtgactctgagtctcagtttccttatctgtaaaatagacatAATGAACTTGAAAGTGCATTGTCAAAAGCACTGTGCACTAAGTATGTATTATTAAGGTTATTTCCAAGATGTTGTCTAGGGTTAAAGGCCAAAAGATCAGTGGATTTTGAGGATAATCTTGCTCAATGCTCCAACCTTAGAGTTTTCTAGTAAAATAGAGACTTGAAATCAGCCTCCCGATACCAAGACTCACACAACTATATCAGCACCTTGCTATTTTCTCTATCTCAAGGGAGTTCTTGGGGAGAGAATGTGGAGATGACTTGGCTGGTTCCTGTATTGAAGTCCTGATCTCATTTTCTCTCACAGCCTGATTCCTGCCACTTGGAAGTGGCTCTGGATTCCTACTCTGCGTGGTCTGGGAATTCCCTTCTACTCCCACGCTTGGATCACTGGGGCACTCCGTGGTGAAGCCTTGGTCCTATCACcaatatcttctttgcagaaaggCTTGGCACCCAGTAGGCTGCCAGCAAATGCCTGTTGATTGGTCAATATATAAATGAGCATATTTCTCTCTGTACATCCTGCTTTTGTGGTTCATTGGGGAATATCAGTTTGGTGGGAGATGATGAGGGAATGTCTGAATAAGAGGCCTCCCTCTTACAGATATGGAGTGGAAGGAAGAGGCTTAGGGGCTGGACAGACCAGAATTTACATCATGAGTCTGAAAAGCCTTGGCTCTGTGGTTTGGGACAAATGACTTTATCTCCTACATCTTAATCTCTTGCCCTGCAAAGTGATGATAAAAATCAACTTGTCACAGTGTTTGGTGTTTGGAGCATTGGGGTATCCAATGCAAAATGAAGAGCAATGTTACAGGGCCATAGCAGGTTCTCAGAAAATGGTGGATACTTTCCTTCTGTGGTGATCATGagcctctttcatttctcttctctcccaagACACTATTGCTTCTATCTTAAAATAAGTGTTGAGCAGAACAACGTGTACCCGATTATCAGTCCCAAGGGAGGACTCCAAACACATATGTCTGTCCATTGTATGCTGGTATCAGAGTCTCCAAGGAAAGCACAGCATGGATGAAACAATGCTTCACTTACACAAGATGCTTCTATAGCGGGCTTCGATTTCCCATGGCTAGGGAGTCTCTCCTGGCACCTGATACCGGGCAATTTACATGTAGGCACTCCTCTCATGACACGGTAGAAGgaccccatcccttccccactgAGGGCAGATACAGCAGTGGGGTTAACCAGATGCCAGagggcacacacacaaaacaaaggaGCATGCGTTGAGCTTAAAACAGGGAAAGATATTTCCACTCATGACTATAAGCCTGGCACAGGTTGTATGGGCTCCTTATGTCTTGGTAAGTACGTATTCCAGGTCCAAGGCCCATTCTTTTGTAGTGGGGGATGCATGCATGAGACTGCCTTTCCCAACACTAGGAGTATTGTCATGGTAGGTCATTTTGATGACATGTTCTTGGCCAGAACCACAGGACAGTGATATTGTTCTTGACTCAGTGGCGTGGAAAGAGTAACAAGAACCGGAATTCCGAGAGCTAGAGCCAAGTAGGGAACTTTGCTCTATGGATTCTAAAGGAAACAGAGAACTTAATTAGATTAacgattaaaaaaaagacaaaatagggcttccctggtggcgcagtggttgagggtccgcctgccgatgcaggggacgcgggttcgtgtcccggtccgggaggatcccacacgccgcggagcggctgggcccgtgagccatggccgctgagcctgcgcatccagagcctgtgctccgcaacgggagaggccacaacagtgagaggcctgcgtactgcaaaaaaaaaaaaaaaaaaaaagccaaaataaaattgtaattcaTTCCTTTCCTGGAAAATGTCACTGGTCTAAGAAAATATTCCATAGTATTTCAACCAATATTCCAAGAGTAACAACTGGGTGTATTAAGTTAACCATTTCAGAGGTGAGGGAAAAGGGGAAGAgctgtttaattcattttatgagccattcaattcattttaatttcattcattttattttattcattttagccACCCTCCAAGTTGACTCCCAATCATCCTCATCTCTTGGTGTTCACACCCTTGCACGGTCCCCTCCCAGCTTTTTGCAAAGTTGGTCTGTGTGACCAATAAAATATTGCAGAGTGACAGATCTTTATGTCCTtatgaaattagatcattaaAAGAGATTAGCTTCCATTTGGGGAGGTTGTGCTCTCCCCGATCATTTGCTCAAGCAGAACTCAGCTGCtatgttgtgaggacactcagCCTTTTGTGGAGTGGCCCCCAGGGTGAGGAACTAATGCCTCTGGCCAACAGCCTGTGTGGAGCTGAGGCCCTCCAACGATCACGTGAGAGACTTGGAAGTAGATTTTTCAGTCTCAGTCTAGTCTTGTCCTGGCAAACAGCTTGATTATAACCTGTGAGAGACCCCAGGCCAGAACCACCAGGCCAAGCTgtacctggatttttttttttctgttaccaAAGACTTCATTGTTATCATCGTTTATCTACAATCTTAAATAAGGTGGGAGATGACAATGCTCGTTAATGTTAATGTTGGTGGTGGAATAACACTTCATCAATTACACATCAAGTTTTACACATGAAAAGCCACCCGGTTTGGGGgaactttcctggcggtccagtggttaagactccgtgctcccactgcagggggcacgggttcgacccctggtcggggaattaagatcctgcatgccaaaaaatagaaaaaataaaaaccactcagTTTTATTAATTAACATATAGTAAGTTCACACAGAGTCTAAATGAAGCCTTCCCAAATCCACTCTATAATCCTCAATCAAAATACAAGTTACAAGCATTCAGACTTTTTTGTTCTTGTGATATAATGATCTGAGAAATGTGATTTCAATGGTTTACAAAATGGAAGGTAATTATTTATGGTTTACAAAATGCACAGATGTACATTAATTATGTGACCTTTCAGGGAAGGGTTCCACATAGTTTTCTTGGGTATTTATGAAGATTTCTATATTTCAACCATGTCAACATATATTCATGACTTCTATCTATTTCTATTATGAAGACATATCAGAATCTCAATGAACAGTAACCCTCAGACAGTGAGAtgatgtttatgttttttttttttttttttaaaatagagaaatggtttttttatttgtctgtttgtttttgcggtatgtgggcctctcactgttgtggcctctcccgttgcggagcacaggttctggacgcgcaggctcagcggccatggctcacgggcctagccactccgtggcatgtgggatcttcccagactggtgcatgaacccgtgtcccctgcatcggcaggcggactctcaaccactgcgccaccagggaagcccatgtttatGGTTTTAAGATGCTAAGCTTTGGTACAATTTGTTACGTAGCCATACGTAACAAATTTGCTGATGTTAGTAAAAATTTGATACTACAGCCAAATATTCTGGCctgtagaagaaaaaataattatgtaccAATTTTGTCTTCTCTGAGCAAAGTTGGGAACTTCTTAAATAGAATGTTAGACATTAGAATTCATGAGGGTTTAAAAAGCTCCCTAAAAGTGAAATGTgaattctttattaaaattaagaatggaAATGAAAGGATAGAAATTAatacataagaaaagaaaagaaaagaaacctctcTGAAACTTTGTAGCAAAACCTATATTAAGTTGAATTTTCAGAGGTATTGTCATTAAAGTCATAAACAGAATAAGAGTCACCACTATTTTTCAGCAGTGTATGAGATATACAAAACTATGCAATgagataaaggaataaaatatgtaagaatgaaaagaaagattattgtcattatttgcagacgGTATCATCTCCTACATAACAATTGAAGACATTCAATACAGTGAATGAAATAAGTTTCATCAGAGTTGCTGGGTATAAGGTCTATACAAGATTCTACAGCATTTCTCCACATTACCCATAATCAgtcagaaataataaaagtagacataaataatcaaagaaacaaaccctACAATATGCCTAGGAACAAACCTAAAAATTAtgccagagggacttccctggtggtctagtgggtaagactctgcgctcccaatgcagggagcccgggttcgatccctggtcggggaactagatcctgcatgcatgccgcaactaagaggcccatatgccacaactaaaagatcccacgtgctgaaactaagacctggcgcagcataaataaataaatatctaaaaaaatttttttaattaaaaaaatataaattatgccAGAACTTTATGGATTACCATaaataatgtaatgtaatgtaagatcccacatgccgcggagcggctgggcccgtgagccatggctgctgagcctgtgcgtccggagcctgtgttccgcaacgggagaggccacaacagtgagaggccagagtaccgcaaaaaaataaataaataaaaaataaaaaggagtatttgcaatttaaaaaaaaaaaaagtacaggaatGGAGGCTAGCCAGACCACAtatcaaaatattattaattatattatttttacattataataataaatgtagTATGATGTTGGTATAGGAATAAACAAATAGtctaatggaatagaataaaacaTCTAAAAGGAAATCTGTgtatttgtggaaatttgttataTAAAAAGGAGGAATTTTTacaactgggtagggcaaagctCAAACTAGTAATGAaaacaattgttttattttttaaagttcacacTGACAACTTTTATTGAGTTTAATAGTAATTTTTAACATAGAGTATTAGGGTTCTACCCTAAGAGAAACAGAACTGGTAGGACcagtaagatatatatatatatatcacaaatgTATTCATagcaatgtatatatgtgtgtatttacttatttatgtttatCATGAGGAATTAGctcacacagttatggaggctgagaaatcccatAATCTGCCGTATGTAAACTGAAGACCCAAGAAAATCAGTGGTATAATGTAGTTCAAGTCCGAAGACCTAAGAACCTaagagctgggacttccctggtggtccagtggtacagactccgcacttccactgcagggggcacgggtttgatccctggttggggaactaagatcctacatgcctcatggcacagccagaaaaaaacccGTTAGAGCTGATGGTGTGAATTttagtccaagggcaggagataATGAGGTGAGATGTCCCAGCTCATGCAGAGAGGCAGGAGAAGAGGTGCAAATTCCTCCTCCCTTCACCTTTTGTTCTACTGggccctcaacagattggatgagcCCACCACACTGGGGAGAGAAATTCACTTTACTGAGTCCacagattcaaatgctaatctcatctggacACATCCTCACAGGCAacctagaaataatgtttaactcGAGCATTTCAtggccagtcaagttgacacataaaataaatgattacaaGTCAACTCGGCACCTATATGAATCGTTTTAAACCATACTTAATCTTCAAGTAAAGACAATGACAGGGTCATAATTCTGCCAGACAGCATACAATTATCCTGTATACAAACCAAAACACATTCATTCCTTCCCcagaagaggaagtaaagctcTAGAGTGATGTTTACTCTCCTCCTTCATATCCAGTAACAAATTCTATCACATAAAATTAACGATACATAAATACTATGATATAAGGTCAATACATCTTATGTTACATGATAAGGtaataagagaggaaagaaaataaacacacatacacatgtatttaTAGCAAAATAAGGAGGAAATGTCATGACTATTACAGTCCTCATTTCTGTAACTGGTCACATGGCTGTAGTTGGTATTTATAACTACCTTTTTCCACTGCCCATTCTATATTCCTTTGTCTTCAGCAAGCACTTCAGCTGGTCATCGTTCTTTACCTGATGG
The sequence above is a segment of the Orcinus orca chromosome 16, mOrcOrc1.1, whole genome shotgun sequence genome. Coding sequences within it:
- the LOC101274033 gene encoding antileukoproteinase isoform X4, which translates into the protein MTFSGLFPFVLLALGTLAPWAVDGAGNALKAGDCPPRKPAQCLIYEKPKCNNDRQCPEKKKCCPDTCGITCLDPVNILNQVEEKPGMCPVPVVRCLMLNPPNRCETDSQCVGELKCCEGFCGKECLLPVKGSSWGENVEMTWLVPVLKS